In a genomic window of Henningerozyma blattae CBS 6284 chromosome 9, complete genome:
- the PRS1 gene encoding ribose phosphate diphosphokinase subunit PRS1 (similar to Saccharomyces cerevisiae PRS1 (YKL181W); ancestral locus Anc_4.278) — translation MRKCKVFVGNSHPELGYLICKRLGIEPAPCTLQNFANGETSVQIGSSVRDEDVYVIQSASSSVNDHIMELLILVSACRGGSAKKITAVIPQFPYSKQCRMKKHRGAITARMLANLVIMAGADHVISMDLHSNQMQGFFSKPVDNLYGGPCLAQWITENIKDYQDAVIVSKNPGGAKRVTALASTLRVNFAMIHTDRRRAKDIYSQNKSYEQLKRRKQSMLRKNRPIIRPGEDPNEQEKIFLTEGIQTARIRNGHVIDDNVAESDSDSSLSECSPETSSSNPTQDAYALGETYDGYDSEDDEPTLNQQHERLITLVGNVRNRIAIILDDMIDRPGAYISAAEHLVQNCGATKVYIIGIHGIFTGDCLEQLEQSDAIHQVVVTNTFPISKETLTESKKLVVIDVSMIFAECIRRNHNGESISVLFDSITNVV, via the coding sequence ATGCGTAAGTGTAAAGTTTTTGTGGGTAACTCTCATCCAGAATTAGGTTACCTAATCTGCAAAAGATTGGGAATTGAGCCTGCACCATGTACCTTGCAAAATTTCGCTAATGGTGAAACTTCTGTTCAAATTGGCTCCTCAGTTAGAGATGAGGATGTGTATGTTATACAGTCAGCATCAAGCAGCGTTAATGATCATATAATGGAATTGTTAATTTTGGTTTCTGCTTGTAGAGGTGGCTCagctaaaaaaattactgCTGTTATTCCACAATTTCCTTATTCAAAGCAATGTAGGATGAAGAAGCATAGAGGTGCTATTACCGCAAGGATGTTAGCTAATTTGGTTATTATGGCTGGCGCAGACCACGTTATTTCAATGGATTTACATTCCAATCAAATGCAAGGTTTTTTCTCAAAACCGGTAGATAACCTTTATGGAGGTCCTTGTTTAGCTCAATGGATtactgaaaatattaaagattatcAGGATGCTGTCATTGTTTCAAAGAACCCTGGGGGTGCTAAAAGAGTTACTGCACTTGCTAGTACTTTAAGAGTTAATTTTGCTATGATTCACACAGACCGCCGCCGTGctaaagatatatattctcAAAATAAAAGCTATGAGCAACTAAAACGTAGAAAGCAATCTATGCTAAGAAAAAATAGGCCTATTATTAGGCCTGGTGAAGACCCAAATGagcaagaaaaaatttttttaactgaAGGTATCCAAACGGCAAGAATCCGTAATGGACATGTCATTGATGATAATGTCGCCGAAAGTGATAGTGACAGCTCACTTTCTGAATGTAGTCCTGAGACTAGTTCTTCTAATCCTACACAAGATGCTTATGCTTTGGGAGAAACTTATGATGGATATGATtctgaagatgatgaaccAACATTAAATCAACAGCATGAACGATTAATCACTTTAGTTGGAAATGTTAGAAATCGTATTGCAATTATTTTAGATGATATGATTGATAGACCAGGTGCATACATTAGTGCAGCTGAACATTTAGTTCAAAACTGTGGCGCAACAAAAGTGTACATTATTGGTATACATGGTATATTTACTGGTGATTGCTTGGAACAGTTGGAACAATCAGATGCAATTCACCAAGTTGTTGTAACCAATACCTTCCcaatatcaaaagaaaCTCTTACCGAGTCTAAGAAATTGGTTGTTATTGATGTTTCTATGATTTTTGCTGAATGTATTCGCCGTAACCACAATGGTGAAAGTATCTCTGTTTTGTTTGATTCCATTACTAATGTAGTatag